From a single Papaver somniferum cultivar HN1 unplaced genomic scaffold, ASM357369v1 unplaced-scaffold_133, whole genome shotgun sequence genomic region:
- the LOC113333633 gene encoding uncharacterized protein LOC113333633 — protein MATAKRALSFPSYIDSLNDMQLVNQHRIPQQTNIIPDWKLPPSPFYTINYDASFDPKTGLTGIALILRDYTGRWRGGKSKCYAGVKDSESAECLDFSDAVSWTHDLENTHIIFETDLKNIESYINKTFSGIAWENEDILLDTLDKLKTIPHWRCNFIPRLCNKSVDKLAKYNRKNGITQTWSDQPPKHI, from the coding sequence ATGGCAACGGCTAAAAGAGCTCTAAGTTTTCCTAGTTATATTGATAGTCTCAATGACATGCAACTAGTAAATCAACATAGAATACCCCAACAAACTAATATAATCCCTGACTGGAAACTACCACCTAGTCCCTTTTATACTATTAATTATGATGCTTCATTTGATCCTAAAACAGGTCTAACTGGAATTGCTCTTATTCTTCGTGACTATACAGGTAGATGGCGTGGCGGAAAATCAAAATGCTATGCAGGAGTAAAAGATTCAGAGAGCGCAGAGTGTCTAGATTTTTCTGATGCAGTCAGCTGGACTCATGATTTGGAGAATACGCAcatcatttttgagactgatcTCAAGAATATAGAAAGCTACATCAACAAAACATTTTCAGGGATTGCTTGGGAGAATGAAGACATACTTTTAGATACACTTGATAAGTTAAAAACAATCCCTCATTGGAGGTGTAATTTCAttcctagattatgtaataagTCTGTTGATAAGCTTGCAAAATACAACAGGAAAAATGGTATTACCCAAACTTGGTCTGATCAACCGCCAAAACACATTTAG